The following proteins are co-located in the Bradyrhizobium sp. AZCC 2176 genome:
- a CDS encoding IclR family transcriptional regulator, with protein MKTVEKEQRHIQSIEVGFRLIGVLEAARAKLPLKTIAERAGMPASKAHLYMVSFLRLGLVAQDPATMRYGLGPYAVQLGLAGLRQLDVVDLARGPMEELQQSVGLSVHLSIWGNMGPTIVAKSDGELDVPMIIKVGHVLPLLTSATGRVFLSLLPAASLAPILHRVPTPSAAARAVIEEAKREMGRNGVTTSDSRVHEGFAAVSGPIFDHSGALAASMTLIGQRSHVPLDGRGSIVEKLKAACDLVTRAMGREAAASDALQEDPGPRRTARSTRA; from the coding sequence ATGAAGACGGTCGAGAAGGAACAGCGCCATATCCAATCGATCGAGGTCGGCTTTCGTCTGATCGGGGTTCTTGAGGCGGCGCGGGCCAAGCTTCCTCTGAAGACAATTGCCGAGCGTGCCGGCATGCCGGCCAGCAAGGCTCACCTTTACATGGTGAGCTTTCTACGGCTCGGCCTGGTGGCGCAGGATCCTGCCACAATGCGCTACGGCCTTGGGCCTTATGCCGTTCAACTCGGCCTTGCGGGATTGCGGCAACTGGATGTTGTCGATCTCGCCCGAGGGCCAATGGAGGAGTTGCAGCAAAGCGTCGGACTGTCGGTCCACTTATCCATCTGGGGAAACATGGGACCGACGATAGTCGCGAAGTCCGATGGTGAACTCGACGTCCCGATGATTATCAAGGTCGGCCATGTACTTCCGTTGCTCACGTCGGCTACGGGACGGGTCTTCCTGTCACTGCTGCCCGCAGCGTCGTTGGCGCCGATACTTCACCGTGTTCCCACGCCCTCGGCGGCGGCCCGCGCGGTGATCGAAGAGGCAAAGCGAGAGATGGGTCGTAACGGCGTGACCACGTCGGACAGCCGCGTGCACGAGGGATTTGCCGCCGTCTCTGGCCCCATATTCGACCATTCCGGCGCTCTCGCCGCGAGCATGACGCTCATTGGGCAACGCTCGCACGTGCCGCTCGACGGGCGCGGCTCAATTGTCGAGAAGCTGAAGGCCGCCTGCGACCTAGTTACGCGCGCGATGGGGCGGGAAGCCGCTGCTTCCGATGCCTTACAGGAGGACCCTGGTCCCAGACGGACGGCTAGATCGACGCGCGCCTGA
- a CDS encoding FAD-dependent monooxygenase has translation MKQQRITVIGAGIGGLAASCALLQRGFDVEVYEQAEVLGEVGAGVQISANGAKALIDLGLRDKISAVACEASSKAVRIWNTGKEWKLFDLGVDSIERFGAPYWSLHRADLHGVLLDAVRARKADAIHTGKKCVEIKSEPGKVHVRFADGSSATCDALVGADGVHSQIRQSLLGPSKAQFTGLMAWRGTIPMERLSKELRRPIGLNWIGPGAHVITYPIRSGELLNFVGIVERPEWQVESWSTRGTKEECAADFEGWHPLVLEIISQLGTPYKWALCGREPLQQYAYGNICLIGDAAHPTLPFLAQGAVMALEDAIVLGRCFVKYPSPEHAFKRFEELRVERTSSMVRGASENASRFHSADLADPKLAENYVAREWQPERVKKRYDWLFEYDVNTVTV, from the coding sequence ATGAAGCAGCAAAGAATCACTGTTATCGGCGCCGGCATCGGCGGGCTGGCCGCCTCATGTGCGCTCTTGCAGAGAGGGTTCGATGTCGAGGTTTACGAGCAAGCAGAGGTTCTCGGCGAGGTCGGCGCAGGGGTGCAGATCTCGGCGAACGGCGCAAAGGCGCTAATAGATCTGGGACTGCGCGACAAGATCAGCGCGGTCGCTTGCGAAGCCTCTTCGAAAGCCGTTCGCATTTGGAATACCGGAAAGGAGTGGAAGCTGTTCGACCTTGGCGTCGACTCGATAGAAAGATTTGGCGCTCCGTATTGGAGCCTCCATCGCGCAGACCTGCACGGCGTTCTCCTCGATGCAGTCCGTGCAAGGAAAGCCGACGCCATTCACACGGGAAAGAAGTGCGTCGAAATCAAGAGCGAACCGGGCAAGGTCCATGTTCGCTTTGCTGATGGTTCGTCCGCAACTTGCGATGCGCTGGTCGGCGCTGACGGTGTCCATTCGCAGATTCGACAATCGCTATTAGGCCCCTCCAAGGCACAGTTCACTGGCCTTATGGCTTGGCGCGGAACCATACCTATGGAGCGCTTGTCAAAAGAACTTCGAAGACCGATTGGCCTTAACTGGATCGGTCCTGGAGCGCATGTCATCACATACCCGATCCGAAGCGGAGAGCTTCTAAACTTTGTTGGCATCGTCGAGCGACCGGAATGGCAGGTTGAATCATGGTCGACGCGCGGCACAAAAGAGGAATGTGCGGCAGATTTCGAAGGCTGGCACCCGCTCGTTCTAGAAATTATCAGCCAATTGGGCACTCCATACAAATGGGCACTTTGTGGTCGCGAACCGCTGCAGCAATATGCCTATGGGAACATCTGCTTGATTGGGGATGCGGCGCATCCGACTCTTCCATTCCTTGCTCAGGGCGCTGTAATGGCCCTTGAAGATGCCATAGTGCTTGGCCGGTGCTTCGTGAAATACCCCTCGCCCGAGCACGCATTTAAAAGATTTGAAGAACTCCGCGTTGAGCGCACATCTTCCATGGTCCGCGGAGCATCGGAAAATGCTTCGCGCTTCCATAGCGCCGATCTGGCGGATCCCAAATTGGCAGAGAATTACGTTGCAAGAGAGTGGCAGCCGGAACGCGTGAAGAAGCGTTATGATTGGCTCTTCGAATACGATGTAAACACAGTCACCGTTTAG
- a CDS encoding LysR family transcriptional regulator, which produces MNQSQRAHAEELAALLAVVDTGSFILAGRALQRHPTTVSKRIQAMEARLGVRLVERTTRQVRITEAGRRLCEKLQAAGDLIREVETEASPGATERHGRLRLAFPAAMGRMWLAPLLPEFLSRYPAVHVEVDYSERFLDLVGDGFDAAVRIGTLSDNRLVARKLGDHQRIVCASPSYLERHGKPARPRDLERHNCLEFPRLTTFPKWRLSDGAEKETVVARGSLRSGDSMHCWKPGPTGAVTAVLTTQAALISRLTPIGGEMAERANGSNFSVNSRPQDCGGHILLFSQGADRSGWRH; this is translated from the coding sequence GTGAACCAATCGCAGAGGGCTCACGCAGAGGAGCTCGCGGCATTGCTCGCGGTGGTGGACACCGGTTCGTTCATCCTGGCGGGCCGTGCGCTGCAGCGTCATCCGACGACCGTTTCGAAGCGGATACAGGCGATGGAGGCGCGTCTTGGAGTGCGTCTCGTCGAACGCACGACCCGTCAGGTCCGGATAACGGAGGCGGGACGACGTTTGTGCGAGAAGCTCCAAGCCGCGGGCGACCTGATCAGGGAAGTGGAAACGGAGGCATCCCCCGGCGCTACTGAGAGACACGGCAGGCTACGTCTCGCGTTTCCGGCGGCCATGGGACGCATGTGGCTCGCGCCGCTGCTTCCGGAGTTTCTGTCCCGATATCCCGCCGTCCACGTCGAGGTGGACTACAGCGAGCGATTTCTGGATCTGGTCGGAGATGGCTTCGACGCCGCCGTACGTATCGGCACCCTGAGCGACAACCGGCTCGTCGCGCGCAAGCTGGGCGACCATCAGCGCATTGTATGCGCATCACCCAGCTACCTCGAGCGCCACGGAAAGCCGGCCCGGCCGCGCGATCTGGAGCGGCACAATTGCCTTGAATTTCCGAGGCTGACGACCTTTCCTAAATGGCGATTGTCGGACGGGGCCGAAAAGGAGACGGTCGTCGCCCGCGGCTCGCTCCGATCGGGCGACAGCATGCATTGCTGGAAGCCGGGCCCGACCGGGGCGGTTACGGCAGTCTTGACTACGCAGGCAGCGCTGATCAGTCGATTGACTCCGATAGGTGGCGAAATGGCCGAGCGTGCGAACGGCTCAAATTTTTCTGTGAATTCAAGACCACAGGATTGCGGCGGGCATATCTTGCTCTTCTCTCAAGGAGCAGACCGAAGCGGTTGGCGCCATTGA
- a CDS encoding TetR/AcrR family transcriptional regulator, translating into MSGASKAARRVRTRTPSPDKRASILRAARVLVTAVGFRDTQMNAVAETAGVALGTLYRNFPSKAELMVEVVANVAQREVDAVATVAEQDGTASERLSASAWVFASRALLGRKLAHALVAEPVEPEIESARLKYRRKLARVFEGIIGQGIRDGEFPDQDVEASAACIVGSLFEGLVGPLARDSLTTVERQRQAKAIVAFCVRGASGEMWKPRRD; encoded by the coding sequence ATGTCAGGTGCAAGCAAGGCGGCGCGCAGGGTACGGACCAGAACTCCGTCTCCGGACAAACGCGCATCCATTCTGCGTGCGGCTCGGGTGTTGGTCACCGCCGTCGGATTCCGGGACACCCAGATGAATGCGGTCGCCGAGACCGCCGGCGTTGCGCTGGGCACGCTCTACCGCAATTTCCCGTCGAAGGCCGAACTCATGGTCGAGGTCGTCGCCAACGTGGCCCAGCGTGAGGTGGATGCCGTCGCGACGGTCGCCGAGCAGGATGGTACGGCCTCTGAACGCCTTTCGGCCTCCGCGTGGGTCTTCGCGAGCCGCGCGCTCCTGGGCCGCAAACTCGCACATGCACTCGTTGCCGAGCCGGTTGAGCCGGAAATCGAGTCGGCGCGCCTCAAATATCGGAGGAAACTTGCGCGGGTGTTCGAGGGAATTATCGGGCAGGGAATTCGTGACGGAGAATTCCCCGATCAGGACGTGGAAGCCTCCGCCGCATGCATCGTCGGATCGCTATTCGAAGGTCTCGTAGGTCCTCTGGCCCGGGACAGTCTCACTACTGTTGAGCGTCAGCGCCAAGCCAAAGCAATCGTCGCCTTCTGCGTGCGTGGAGCGAGCGGGGAAATGTGGAAACCTCGACGAGATTAG
- a CDS encoding AMP-binding protein, protein MSSHQHAAALSRIEELVSLYSDPKACAAELLCDRYARDALAYRIVGADLEATDITYGRLREESEKFAAALADLGVGPGDRVATLMGKSLEYLVALVGIWRLGAVHVPIFTAFAPAGVSFRLIRSQAKVVVCDESQQKKLLPGDDMPADGGWKIVTTASERAGIPGSLRFSELMAAHARGRTAARLGGDAPIIQIYTSGTTGTPKGVLVPTKALAGFRAYAEFGLGLRPDDLYWCAADPGWAYGLYFGILGSLTTGTPSLLLTAGFDAASTFEVLSRYSVTNFAAAPTVYRAMRAFEGPRSKITKLRHASSAGEPLTPEVNLWAGDALGVAVHDHYGQTEAGMLINNHHHPDLVAPLKPGSMGVPLPGWSALVLKETEDAPAPDGELGRVAIELKDSPLAWFSGYIDDAQKSAEKFSGNGRWYLTGDAGWRDDEGYYHFSSRDDDVIIMAGYRIGPFEIESIVVTHPAVSECAVIAVPDTTRGEVLECFVVLRSGEKPSAQTVKSIQDWVKTRYAAHAYPRQVHFVDSLPKTPSGKVQRFVLRQRRREELGTLATETR, encoded by the coding sequence TTGTCGTCTCATCAGCACGCAGCCGCGCTATCCCGGATCGAAGAACTTGTGTCGCTCTACAGCGATCCGAAAGCGTGCGCCGCCGAACTTCTATGCGACCGGTACGCGCGCGACGCGCTGGCCTACCGGATTGTCGGAGCGGATCTCGAAGCGACCGACATCACCTACGGGCGCCTGCGCGAGGAGTCCGAGAAGTTTGCCGCTGCGCTCGCTGACCTCGGAGTCGGGCCGGGGGACCGCGTCGCCACGCTGATGGGAAAGAGCCTGGAATATCTCGTTGCCCTCGTCGGCATCTGGCGACTTGGCGCGGTGCATGTGCCGATCTTCACGGCCTTCGCTCCCGCAGGCGTCTCTTTTCGACTGATCCGCAGCCAGGCGAAGGTCGTCGTCTGCGACGAAAGCCAGCAGAAGAAATTGCTGCCCGGTGATGACATGCCCGCCGACGGAGGCTGGAAGATCGTGACCACGGCCAGCGAACGGGCCGGCATTCCCGGCTCGCTGCGATTCTCCGAATTGATGGCCGCTCACGCGCGTGGCCGGACAGCGGCGCGCTTGGGAGGCGATGCGCCGATCATTCAGATCTACACCTCCGGAACCACGGGAACACCAAAGGGAGTTCTGGTGCCCACGAAGGCGCTTGCCGGTTTCCGGGCTTATGCCGAGTTCGGACTGGGGCTCCGCCCCGACGATCTCTACTGGTGTGCGGCCGACCCGGGCTGGGCTTACGGCCTGTACTTCGGAATCCTGGGCTCGCTCACCACCGGTACGCCTAGCCTGCTTCTGACCGCAGGTTTCGACGCGGCAAGCACGTTCGAAGTCCTGTCGCGATACAGCGTGACGAATTTTGCCGCAGCCCCGACCGTGTACCGGGCGATGCGTGCATTCGAAGGGCCGCGGTCGAAGATCACAAAGCTGCGCCACGCGTCGAGCGCGGGCGAACCTCTCACTCCGGAGGTCAATCTCTGGGCCGGCGATGCCTTGGGCGTCGCCGTCCACGATCACTACGGTCAGACGGAGGCCGGCATGCTGATCAACAACCATCATCATCCCGACCTCGTCGCCCCCCTGAAGCCGGGGTCCATGGGCGTTCCGCTGCCCGGCTGGTCAGCGCTGGTGCTCAAGGAAACGGAAGATGCTCCCGCTCCCGACGGGGAGCTCGGTCGAGTGGCGATCGAGCTGAAGGATAGTCCTCTCGCTTGGTTCAGCGGCTACATCGACGACGCGCAGAAGAGCGCAGAAAAGTTTTCCGGAAACGGCCGATGGTATCTCACCGGGGACGCGGGCTGGCGCGATGACGAGGGCTACTACCATTTCTCCTCCCGCGACGACGATGTCATCATCATGGCGGGATATCGGATCGGCCCCTTCGAGATTGAATCGATCGTTGTGACGCATCCCGCCGTCAGCGAATGCGCCGTCATTGCGGTGCCAGACACCACGCGCGGCGAAGTACTGGAATGCTTCGTCGTCCTGCGATCAGGCGAAAAGCCATCCGCACAGACGGTCAAGAGCATCCAGGACTGGGTGAAAACCCGCTACGCCGCGCACGCCTATCCCAGACAGGTGCATTTCGTCGACAGCCTTCCAAAAACGCCGAGCGGAAAGGTCCAGCGCTTCGTGCTGCGCCAGAGGCGGCGTGAAGAATTGGGGACTCTCGCGACGGAAACGCGCTGA
- a CDS encoding nitroreductase yields MDADASLPPSPPRIHRSEPYLVSPVIEAVVNRRSVRSFLPTPVPLRVVKEILSAASRAPSGTNFQPWKVHVTTGATLARLCRAVTQAAMAGERSDEYFYAPAPLMEPYLSRRRKVGYDLYELYGIARDDYPARKQAMLRNFEFFGAPVGLFFTMDRRLLVGSWLDCGMFMQNVMIVARAFGLGTCAQQAWCEYGGVVHEQLGIPASQIILSGMALGHPDPDSRANTLVSDRVGVDDFTVVHE; encoded by the coding sequence ATGGACGCCGATGCCTCGCTCCCGCCTTCCCCGCCGCGCATTCACCGATCAGAACCATACCTGGTTTCGCCGGTGATCGAAGCGGTCGTTAACCGGCGCTCCGTGCGCAGTTTCTTGCCTACTCCGGTGCCGTTGCGCGTGGTGAAGGAGATCCTTTCGGCTGCCTCGCGCGCCCCGTCAGGCACGAACTTCCAGCCTTGGAAGGTCCACGTGACGACCGGAGCAACGCTAGCCCGGCTCTGCCGGGCGGTCACGCAGGCCGCAATGGCGGGAGAGCGGTCCGACGAATATTTCTATGCTCCGGCCCCTTTGATGGAGCCCTACCTCTCGCGTCGACGCAAGGTCGGATACGACCTTTACGAGCTGTACGGTATCGCACGTGACGACTACCCGGCGCGCAAGCAGGCAATGTTGCGCAATTTCGAATTCTTCGGCGCACCGGTCGGTCTGTTCTTCACCATGGACCGGCGGCTATTGGTCGGCTCCTGGCTCGACTGCGGCATGTTCATGCAGAATGTGATGATTGTGGCGAGAGCGTTCGGACTGGGGACCTGCGCGCAGCAGGCCTGGTGCGAGTACGGCGGCGTCGTGCACGAACAGCTCGGCATTCCCGCCAGCCAGATCATTCTGTCGGGAATGGCGCTGGGGCATCCAGATCCCGACTCGCGCGCGAACACTCTAGTCAGCGATCGCGTCGGCGTCGACGATTTCACCGTCGTCCACGAATAA
- a CDS encoding LysR family transcriptional regulator: protein MDKLSSLRAFVKVVELGSFSEAGRQLRLSRSAISKYVSDLEQDLGVQLLNRTTRHASPNENGQAYFERALVILADLDAADHAVAQAQATPRGLLRVNAPMSFGTLQLGPAVADFMALYPELRIHLVLSDEQIDPVQGGYDVTLRIADLESSSLIARKILAIDRAICAAPDYLEQYGTPKHPNELRSHALLTYGFLLTGNQWKLTGPDGDHWVQPEWTLCANNAEVLRDAAIAGRGVALLPTFIAGDALREGALQRFLEGYQAPPLHLYAIYPPTRHLAVKVRLFIDFLVERFASQPPGDLVEP, encoded by the coding sequence ATGGATAAGCTCAGCAGCCTCCGCGCCTTCGTCAAAGTGGTCGAACTCGGCAGCTTCTCGGAAGCCGGCCGGCAACTCAGGCTCTCGCGCTCAGCGATCAGCAAGTATGTCAGCGATCTTGAGCAGGACCTCGGCGTACAACTCCTGAACCGCACCACCCGGCACGCCAGCCCGAACGAAAACGGCCAGGCCTATTTCGAGCGCGCACTCGTGATTCTTGCCGACCTCGACGCAGCCGATCACGCCGTCGCGCAGGCGCAGGCGACGCCGCGCGGCCTGTTGCGCGTCAATGCGCCGATGTCCTTCGGCACGCTCCAGCTCGGCCCGGCCGTCGCGGATTTCATGGCGCTGTATCCGGAGCTCCGTATTCACCTTGTGCTCAGCGACGAGCAGATCGATCCGGTGCAGGGTGGTTATGACGTCACCTTGCGCATCGCTGATCTTGAATCGTCGAGCCTGATTGCGCGCAAGATCCTGGCGATCGATCGGGCAATCTGCGCGGCGCCGGATTATCTTGAGCAGTATGGCACGCCGAAACATCCCAACGAATTGCGGAGTCACGCGCTGCTGACCTATGGCTTTCTGCTGACCGGCAATCAGTGGAAATTGACTGGCCCCGATGGGGACCACTGGGTTCAGCCGGAATGGACGCTGTGCGCAAACAACGCCGAGGTGCTGCGCGACGCCGCGATCGCGGGCAGGGGCGTTGCGTTGCTGCCGACCTTCATCGCCGGCGATGCCCTGCGCGAAGGCGCGCTACAGAGATTCCTCGAAGGATATCAGGCACCGCCACTGCACCTTTACGCGATCTATCCACCGACGCGGCACTTGGCAGTCAAGGTGCGACTTTTCATCGATTTTCTGGTCGAACGCTTCGCGAGCCAGCCACCAGGGGATCTAGTAGAACCATGA
- a CDS encoding ring-cleaving dioxygenase, producing MSGIHHVTAIAGNALRNFDFYTRSLGLRFVKKTVNFDDPGTYHFYYGDETGHPGTILTFFPWEGAAAGRGGVGQTQQTAFRVPARSLGYWTHRFIEKGIAHEALEKRFGEAVLPFTDPDGMSLALVGVPGAENEAGWSNGDVPGEHAIRGFHGVTLLLENAAKTSSILTDVFGFKETAREGSIIRLTADNAAGGIVDIYEAKGFLPGRQGTGSVHHVAFRAVDDADQAEMSRKLVETHGQHPTEQKDRNYFRSVYFREPGGILFEIATDIPGFAVDEPVDSLGEHLKLPAFLEPHRKDIEGVLPPLERAA from the coding sequence ATGTCAGGCATCCATCATGTCACCGCCATCGCAGGTAACGCCCTGCGAAACTTCGACTTTTACACCCGTTCGCTCGGTCTCCGCTTCGTCAAGAAGACCGTCAATTTCGACGACCCCGGTACCTATCACTTCTATTACGGCGACGAGACCGGCCATCCCGGCACAATCCTCACCTTCTTCCCGTGGGAAGGCGCAGCGGCAGGCCGCGGCGGTGTCGGCCAGACCCAGCAGACCGCGTTCCGCGTGCCGGCTCGCTCGCTCGGCTATTGGACGCACCGTTTCATTGAAAAGGGCATCGCCCACGAGGCACTGGAGAAGCGCTTTGGCGAAGCCGTGCTGCCCTTCACCGATCCGGACGGCATGAGCCTCGCACTGGTCGGCGTCCCCGGCGCCGAGAACGAGGCCGGCTGGAGCAACGGTGACGTGCCGGGGGAACATGCGATCCGCGGTTTTCATGGAGTCACGCTGCTGCTTGAGAATGCCGCCAAGACCAGTTCGATCCTGACCGACGTGTTCGGCTTCAAGGAAACCGCCCGCGAAGGCTCAATCATCCGTCTCACGGCGGACAATGCCGCCGGTGGCATCGTTGACATCTATGAGGCCAAGGGTTTCCTGCCCGGACGCCAGGGCACCGGCTCGGTGCATCACGTCGCCTTCCGCGCCGTCGACGACGCCGACCAGGCCGAGATGTCGCGCAAGCTCGTGGAAACCCACGGCCAGCATCCGACTGAACAGAAGGACCGCAACTACTTCCGTTCGGTCTATTTCCGCGAACCCGGCGGCATTCTGTTCGAAATTGCCACCGACATCCCCGGCTTTGCCGTCGACGAGCCTGTCGATTCGCTCGGCGAACATCTCAAGCTGCCGGCGTTCCTCGAGCCGCACCGCAAGGACATCGAAGGAGTGTTACCGCCATTGGAAAGGGCTGCGTAA
- a CDS encoding alpha/beta hydrolase, whose translation MSKDLSFIHRVEPGNRLEAPPLLLLHGTGGDENDLLPLGEAIAPGAPLLSVRGQVLEHGMPRFFRRLAEGVFDEDDVRRRANELADFVVAARSRYGLAAPIALGYSNGANIAAAVLLLRPDVLAGAILLRAMVPLRQAPTPDLAGKPVLIVSGKSDPIIPRDNSARLATMLQQTGAEVQHSTLPVGHQLSQADLTLAKTWVQGLRHFSIQRDPEKPVAVSG comes from the coding sequence ATGAGCAAGGACCTCTCCTTCATTCATCGCGTCGAGCCGGGCAACCGGCTCGAAGCACCGCCTCTCCTGCTGCTGCACGGAACCGGCGGCGATGAGAACGATCTGCTCCCGCTTGGCGAGGCCATTGCGCCCGGTGCGCCGCTGCTGTCAGTGCGCGGTCAGGTTCTGGAGCACGGCATGCCGCGCTTCTTCCGCCGGCTGGCCGAAGGCGTGTTCGACGAAGACGACGTGCGCCGCCGCGCCAACGAACTGGCGGATTTCGTTGTCGCCGCGCGTAGTCGCTACGGCCTCGCGGCGCCGATCGCACTCGGCTACTCCAATGGCGCCAACATCGCCGCCGCGGTCCTGCTGCTGCGCCCAGACGTGCTCGCGGGCGCCATCCTGCTCCGGGCAATGGTGCCGCTGCGCCAAGCGCCGACGCCAGATCTCGCCGGCAAGCCTGTACTGATCGTGTCGGGGAAATCGGATCCGATCATTCCGCGCGACAACTCGGCACGTCTCGCCACAATGCTGCAGCAGACAGGTGCCGAGGTACAGCACAGTACGCTGCCAGTCGGACATCAGCTTTCGCAGGCTGATCTCACCCTGGCAAAGACATGGGTACAAGGTCTACGGCACTTCTCCATCCAGCGGGATCCTGAAAAGCCTGTTGCGGTGTCCGGTTAG